TCCAGAATTAAATGCTTACTTATTTATAGAAGAAGACAGAAGGCATTTCTCTGTATGTGAACACCTGGCTATCTTTTACTCTTTATACACTTTTTGAcagctgtactgtacattatgtaCCTTTCCATTCTGCAGCGCATTGGTGGGTTTTTCAAGGATAAATTAGCTAAAGGTTGACagaacaaaatgacacaaagtcCTGGagcttttgtttcatttaatcaGAGACTACCAAAACATTAATCGTACATAGCAGCAGGGCTCTGTCTCTGCATTCATTTCTTGTCTGTGATTGAGTGTTCAATGCATTTGTTTGTCTgctgagagagtgtgagagagagagagagagagagagattcataCTAATATTGTGTTAACGtacatttaattgtttattgtgttttgtctgatgcTTTGGCAACCTTATTGTTGAAACATGCATGccaataaaaagagaaagagagagagagagagagagagagagaccactTGTTCCATCATTCAAACAGGAAAGAGCTGATCCATTTTTTTCAATGGGTTAAAAACTAGGcttccaaagtaaaaaaaaaaaaaaaaaagtccaccccaaagggacttaccatcgccaacagaaaacactgttcacaaactgctccaaacagctctattgtagtccacgCATTACTTCCGTGATGAACGTGTTGCTTTTGTAATGCTCACGTTAAGTTTGAGTGGAATTACACTTGAAAATCTCCATATGTTATGGTAAAACTGTGCTCATCTTGCATGCTTGTTAGATCGGCTATGTGATGCCACAGAAAGGCCTGTAATTGTGATGGTCTTAATCAAATCATTAATCTCCATCTAATCAAGTACAAATTTAAGAGCAACTTTACTCATTCTTTTCACCACCATTGTTGATCAATTTAAGatcacattttaaagattaatcCTACTCTTACCACCTGTTTAGCCCTCTTTATATTTGAATCACACTATTCACCATGTAAGTAGTGGAAATTAGGTAGATTGCGGAAAGTCTAAAGGGGTTTTTGACCTGAAATATCagttttttaagtatttgatGTCTTATACAATTATAGGTGAAAAGATGAATTTAAAGGGTGCCCTTTTAAAGTGTTAgcatcacaaaaaaactttctAAATGAGACATTTGAAAGCCGTTTTTATCTCTTACCTTAATAGGTGCTGCAAGCAGAGTTTTGGTCACATTTTAATGCACTTAATCTTCACTCAGTGTAACCCCCTCTCCTGAGGCCCATCCACGTAGACCTAATTGCACAACAAGCACATAAAGAAGAAACTGGAAATAGTGTCTGTGTAAAGAACACCCAAGGAGCTTAAAGGCGCGCTAAGTAAGTACAGCCACCTCCGCCCTGTGTGAAACAACCCCATGGATCTTCATAAAAAGGCCACAGCTCCCTGCAAACCACAGCAGCTGACATCCATCTGAGTCTCACAGGTTCATcggaggatgtgtgtgtttgagagaatGCCACATGCTCGGCGGCCATCAGCGTTTGATGTGGCTGTTCCCTATATTAACAACACTCACCTCAGCATGGAGAAGAGATGGAAGATGATGAGATGGGAGGGGAGGACACAATGTCTGGCGCAAACCCAATACATCACATCACCCAAAGAACACCATCACCACAGAGAAATGTgttggtggcagcatcatgctgtGGGGATGTTTTTCAGCAGCCGGGTCTGAAACTGGTCAGAGTTGAGGGAAAGATGGGATGGTGCTAAATACAGGGATATTCTTGAGCAAAACCTGTACTACTCTGTGTGTGACTTGAGGCTAGGACGGACGTTCACCTATcagcaggacaatgaccccaaacataCTGCTAAAGCAACACTCGAGTGGTTTAAGGGGAAACATGTTGGAATAGCCTTGTAAAAGCCCAGACCTCAATCAAATAGAAAAGCTGTGGTCAGACTTAAAGATTGCTATTCACAAGCACAAACCCTACAACTTGAGGGAGCTGGAGCAGTTCTGCAAGGACAAATGAGCAAAAAACAATCCAGTGGTAAGATGTTGCAAGCTCTTATCCAAAGCGACCTAGAGATTTGGTTGCCGCAAAaggtggctctacaaagtattGACTTTAGGGGGGCGAATAGTTATGCATACTtactttttatgttattttgtccaatttgtttgcttcaaaataaacaaaataaaaagttttcCAAGTTTTGGGCATgttctgtaaattaaattatgGAAACCCTCAAACAATCCATGTTAATTCCAGGTTGAGGcaacaatacacaaaaaatgCCAAGGGGGGTGAATTCTTTTGCAATGCACTGTATTTACAACATATGTCAAAAAGTCTTATATACCAACTAGGGCTGGGATTTAATGGCTGATAGAGAAGTGTTGACACCTCCTTAAAATGCCATATgttataaatattaaacatatgGCATTCCCTCTCTGCATGTTGCTTTTTCAGCATGCTTGGATTGACAAGTTTATTGCTGAGAGACTCCACAGAGACCACAGTGAATGACTATGATTACTTTATGTCGCCTATTATGCCCAACTGGGGAattttctcacattttacaatacaCTGCTATATAAAGTGACATTAGAGCCCCCTATAGGCTTTTGGATTCAAGTGTGAGCCTAAGTAAAACAGGCAGTGGCAGGGGTTTTCAACAAGGTTGTCAGAGGTAGGCTATAATCTCTGGTCCGTTTTCACTTTcacttcctttttattttcaccgATCctttgtgttagtgtgtgtagtgtgccAACACTCAGACGGGACAGGTTTGATGCGCGAACTGTTGGCTACATGTAGTCTATACTTCAAGTAATtccttgtagttttttttcttttattctgatCTTATTAAAACTGATAATGCAGAAATGTATTGAACTGGTAACCTGGCTTTTTGTCACAAACTGAATTTGCAAATCAGAGAAAATATAAGAATGACCATAAAGCATTGGTATTACACCAAACAAggaaatatgttgttttaaatgttgttaaaatgccaaaaagtcATTCACAAGTAAAGAATTGTATATGTTATTCCTCATTTTTAAGTAACACCCCATATACATCAGATATCCACTAAACTTTGATTGGGATTTGTGAAGGTAGTTCTCTGTTAAAAGTAGTGTCAACTCCAATCCCAGACAGAGCATTAATAAAATCCATCGCCAGAGCTAAGTTCTCTGATACCCAAAACTGAAATGAAGCACCATCTGAAATGTCATCAGCTCAAAATCATGCTTATAAGCAATCCTCATAAATTGTTAAAGTTAttaagtataaaataaaatgtatatggCTATACTATGTCCTGTAATCTTCTGcgcaaacatgtaaaaataggCACACAATGAGTCTGTGACTTCTTGCCACCCTCTGAAGACCCAAAGCAGAGACGTAGCCCTTCTTGCACTCCTATAGCCCATAGTTATGTAACTGAGAGAAGACGTATTAATCAACAACATGTTTGTCCAAGTGTTTGACCTATGCCCCGGAGCTGAAGACATAACATATgactgtttttacattaaaaggtGCTGTGTACTTGACTGGGCTAAGTGCATTATGGGTTAAGAATGCAATACTGTGACAGAGTAAAGTATAAGCGGTTATTAGCACACAATGCCTCGGGGCAAGGAGAGACTTACTGAGGATGAGCTCAGGGTCTTCCCTGCCTGACAGTTGCCATCCTAACCTTGGCCTCTGTGGTTTAAATAACAGCCGCACTTATGATTGGGCTGAGTTACAGTAAAcctagacacaaaaacacatgagacTAGACTAGTCTAGACAACTCTCAGTCCCATTCACTTAAGGATAGCGGTCACACAGTTGACTTACTGTTTAGTGACACAACATTAGCAATCACAGAACGTTATATAAGAATGTCTTTATGGAAATTCTCTTATGGGGAGGTCATAGGTGTATAACAATAACAGAGTGATCAGTTGGGGCATTAGACAAGATTTTGAAGGCAGATGGCTCCCTCTGCTGCTGGCAGCTGATACAGTATGAATattcttgtttattttggtcAGAGACTTGAtgtatattgtaaataaatacataataatattaagAGTGCAATGATCCGAAACACATTAAGAAATAATAAAGCCTTTTGAAATACAACATTTAAgggggagttttttttctttacttattttgactgactgtgtgggtgtgtactgACTTCTTGATTGACACTCAGGTTTTTTAGTAGCACCGGTGCTTTTCCTAGGACAAGTCAAAATGTGAATGAATAGCGCTGCTGAGTAGACATCTAATTAACTGAATAAGAAAGAAACACCTGGGTTTGCAGGGACTTTAATACCTGTACTGCAGAACTACACTATATGGCCAAAACTATGCAGACGCCTGAATATTTTAGCCCTATATTATTTTTGAATGTCTCTTTCCAAAACCATTTAGGTCCTTCATTAAATAGCTGAGCTTGCTTAACTGTAAGCCTGTAGGCTACTACAGGAAGTTATACTTTTCATTGCAAAtctttttatatgtttttcatctttttcagattttacagGATCCCAGTAATTGAAGAACCATTTATTCTTATctctgagtgagtgtgtttattAACccggttttctttttctaactttcagataaagagagaggaagggtgCACTAGAAGTGTTGTAGGGGTAAAAGATTCATTCCAGAACAAATTCTAATAGACTAAGATCTCCAATAGACAAAGTTTTGATACAGGTTCCTTGATACTTCTTCATAATTTCCATCCAACCTGAGGACAGTTAAAAGAAatagattgttttttaatgtgattcTGCTGAATACCgcacaaaaacattcacatttcatGAAAgaatttacttaattaaaactaCATTTGAGATTGAGATATGAttaaatgtacataaatacaataatatGTGTTCCTaaaaaatgcacttttaaaTAGAGACTTTGTTTCATTATAATCCTATcttgcattttattattttagataGTTGGTTCTTTGTTATTTAACAgaatcaattgtatttgcaatcCTTAAAAACAGGAACAAGTTGCATTGTGGAGCAAATAAGTCTTACGTTGTGTATTTTTCTAAGACCATTTAACTACTGTATGCCACCAAGTAAATTGTTGATGATCCCTCTGTTTTTTGCATTAGGCACCTTTAGGAGCTACTAGTTGCTCAAAGTGCCACTGTTGTCGGGGGTGATGGGTGCAGGGACGCAGGAAGAGACCTCCTGTCCTGGACTGGGTGTTGACTTGATTTGGGGCTGCTTTGGGCTGTGGGAGTCCTCCTTCCTTCACAACCTCCAGACATAGCTGGGACTGTTGATGAACAAGTTGACCACTCAGCTGAAGCAGAAAGCAGACACAATGAGTTACTAACGGCCACTGTGAACATATTTACATCTACtcacataaataacaaaacaattttaacTCTCTGCCTTACTTTTATGAACTTCCACTGGAGTCTGGTGGTTGGTGGTCGGTGTGTGGGGCACGGAGATAGGACCACTATCACTCCCTTGGCGTCCAAACACAAAGCCCCCATGGGACCCCATCGCACTTCAAACTCAGAATTTAGTTCGCAGTGCTGCGATGACAAGAGAGATCATCTTTGCCACTGTGTTACCTCTATGTCTGGGATTTTCACAACTGTTGTCATGGTTACCTGGTTGCCCGTCCCACTGCATGGTGCTACATTCATGGCCCCACCCTGCAGCCCCTGCCCTTGAGGGTAGTCTGCACAGCTGCCAGTGCCGACATTGTACAGCTTCAAACAAGCACAAATGGGACACATCAGTCTGTCATGTCCAccaatgtgcatgtgtgtgtgtgtgtgtatttgtttgtgtgtgtgtgtgtgtgtgtgtgtgtgtgtgtgtgtgtgtgtgtgtgtgtgtgtgtgtgtgtgtgtgtgtgtgtgtgtgtgtgtgtgtgtgtttgtgcgtgtgctaCCTCGCCTGACAGTCCAGGTCTGTCCTGGGGGATGTAAAGCTGTGGATAAACTGTAGTCAGGTACCAGTGGAAGCTCCTACAGCCCAGACTTCTCTTTAACTGCAGACGCTCTGTGATGTTAGGGCTCTCAGactaaacaaataataatacaaataaaaatgaataatcatttttttaattttatatttggtAAACTCACTAATCAATATACACACCTGCCTGATGAAATGAGCAAGTGTGTCTCTCCTATAGAAGATCTTCCTGTATGCGTCCATCCAGGTGTCTGCAATCCGAATCTTGTTTCTCTGAAGCAGCTCCTGGTCTGGGAAGCGGTAAGGCAAGTGGTGGTGGTCTAGATGGGCCACACGGGAGCAGGGAACCACCTCCATGGAACCCCCACATGACCACACCTATAACAGGaacggtaaaaaaaaacagtttataaccctgtagtttttgtgtttgtgtgctttttgttgTAAAGCAGCAGGGGAGTACGATAAGTATAAAAGATCTTTTGTTTTGCTAGCAGCATGATTCTTAATGGTCATTATGCAAAAACAAGTGGTCAAGTAACATTTTCTTCTCACACACATTCCCAGACCACTATTAAACCTAAGATTTCCATTTGCAAAAGGCATCATGTCGCAGTACAACATTCCTGAGGCCCTGACAGACGGCAACTGAATCAGTCAAAGCATCGCTTAAAGAAGCTGATGGGACTTAAGGTGAAAATCAAAAACAggttctctctgtcctctgtgaggATGTGAATTGGTGGATTTGAATGGGAAGTTGATTTACTTTTCTTATTTACCCTGATTGACAGCTCAATTTGTTCCACTCCCCACAACAGCATCCCAGGGTCATAGGCTCCCACACTCTGGAAGAAATGTCTGTCGATGGCCAAAACTCCGCCTCCTAACACTGGGCTCCTGTCGGAGACAGAATCAGCATCACTTTACTGGCCAAGAACAGGCAGAAATGTATCTGGGTGTCACTAGAGCTGAGATATATTACAACTTCAGAGTAGTAAAGTCTTAGTTAGCAAGGACACACAGATCAATGTTCCTCGTCTTTTTGGCATGTGaccctttaaaacaaatcacactcCTTGTCAaaagttatatatttttaagagCTATGAGCACTTAAAACAAAGTGTGATTATTATCCAGCAGGTACCAATTGACAAATTAGAGGGGAATCATCAGACATGTTTAAACTCTACAGGTttgaacaacaacacaaacacaatgtaaaaagaatCTTTTTGTCAAAGAAGCTAAGCAAATGCATGGTcctaaaatagtttttttatgtaagaggaatttatgtaattttatttgCATAGCCATTAATGTATGAAGTACCTGTGAATTAAGATGTCTTAAAAGATGAGGTCATGGCAACTTGATCATTTGTTAATGGTGAGCAACAGGAATTTATGATACATTCTGCATTAATGCATGAGTTATGCGTTACTTAAGTGTATGACTTGCACccttattataaagtgttaccattaATTCTGCCCCcataaacatcaaaatataaaataaattttgCTCAGTGTTTTATCTTAGGCTTTACTCAACATTACTTTTaagtaaaaacttttttttatatagtgtCGTCATGAAAACCCATCTGACATAATTTTGCTGTAAACTCACTGCACAGGTCGAACAGCTGAGTCTGGCTCCTTATCTTGCAGCTGAGGGTTAGATTCCCAGTAGAAGTTCAGTCTCCAGTCGAACACTCCCCTAACTGGCCACTGGGTGGCATTGAACTGGAAAGTCTGCCAGTCTATCACATCGATGATGGGGGACACCACTCTGGTCCTGCACAGAGAAGTCACATTAATctgaaaagtcattttttatattcaaatgggtcttttttcattgttatttatcAAGAAGGGTGATTCAAACTGAGGTTGGTGTCATGAATGAAAAGCATGTTCTCTTAAAGATTTTTAAGAACTCTTTTACGTAGTAACCAGCCTCCCTTGGTTACGTTTTCCCTTATTATTCAAAGTTTGTTCTGCTTCACATATGTCATATAAAATATTTTCCCCAATAGGCCATGTGAGGGGATGTTCAGAGGAAATGGAATAAAGAGATTAAAgcggggagggggtggggggtcaaACATGTGGCTGAGAGAGTTGTAGATTCCAGGTCTGCCAGTTCAGCCTAATTACCTAGTCTAATTAGAGCCACGCTGCAGGCAGCCTGAGACACAACTAGAGCCAAATCATGAGAGCTGAGCtttggatacacacacacacacacacaccacatgtaTCCCATGCCTTACTAATGAGTGAGGAGAACTGATCACTCTGTACCCTCCATTGTCCCACTTTTCTCAAGTGGTTCTGTCAAaaagcagaaacagacagaggttGGGCACAGCTGTTTATCTGAGCTTAATTGTCTTAATTACAAAACTCTCTCCACActtatacagtgaggaaaataagtatttcaacaccctgctattttgcaagttctcccacttagaaatcatggaggggtctgaaattgtcatcgtaggtgcatgtccactgtgagagagaTAATCTAAataagaaaatccagaaatcacaatgtatgattgtttaactatttatttgtataatacagctgcaaataaatatttgaacacctgtctatcagctagaattctgaccctcaaagacctgttagtctgccttcaaaatgtccacctttactccatttattatcctaaattagatgtacctgtttgaggtcgctagctgcataaagacacctgtccaccccatacaatcagtaagaatccaactactaacatggccaagaccaaagagctgtccaacaACACTAGAGACCaaattgtccacctccacatGGCTGGAAAGTGCTACGgagaaattgccaagcagcttggtgagaaaaggtccactgttggagcaatcattagaaaatgaaagcagctaaacatgactgtcaatctacctCGGACTGGTGCTCCAtgcaccttgtggggtctcgatgatcctaagaaaggtgagaaatcagcccaaaactacacgggaggagctgatcaatgacctgaaaagagctgggaccaccgtttccaaggttattgttggtaatacactaagacgtcatggtttgaaatcatgcattgaacggaaggttcccctgcttaaaccagcacatgtcaaggcccgtcttaagttgctgatgaccatttggatgaccCAGAGGAGTCATGGAAGAAAGTCATGTGgacagatgagaccaaaatagaactttttgttcataattccactaaccatgtttggaggaagaagaatgatgaggaccatcccaagaacaccatccctacagtgaagcatgggggtggtagcatcatgctttgggggtgtttttctgcacatgggacagggcgactgcactgtattaaggaaaggatgaccggggccatgtattgcgagattttggggaacaacctccttccctcagttagaacattgaagatgggttgaggctagctcttccaacatgacaatgacccgaagcacacagccaggataaccaaggagtggctctgtaagaagcagatcaaggttctggcgtggcctagccagtctccagacctaaacccaaaagagaatctttggagggagatcaaactccgtgtttcttagcgacagcccagaaacctgactgatctagagaagatctgtgtggaggattgggccaaaatcccttctgcagtgtgtgcacacCTGGtgaaaactacaggaaacgtttgacctctgaaattgcaaacaaaggctactgtaccaaatactAACATTGATTTTcccaggtgttcaaatacttatttgcagctatatcatacaaataaagctaATAAAACCATACAttatgatttctggattttttattagattatgtctctcacagtggacatgcacctacgatgaaaATTTCCGACccttccatgatttctaagtggtgagaacttgcaaaataggggtgttttaaaatacttattttcctcactgtatatatttctgGCATTCAAGCATCAGCGCAATTCACCATTAGTGTGGTTATAGCAATGGTGGATCGGAATAAAATAATGTTGCACtgcttttaattacttttgtaCATTATTATAGTAAATGGCACCTGTCCTGGGCCACTCTCTCCAGCAGTGGTTCCAGCCACCCCTTCTGGCATTCGCAGTGGGAGTCCATAAACACCAGCACCTCCCCCGCAGCTCTGGCAGCGCCCAGTGTACGACATCCTCCAACGCCCAGGCGCCTGGTGCTGCGAATCAAACGCACTGCGTCCAGATGAGACACATACTCACCCAGCACACTCTTCAGGTGAcctgagaggagaaaaaagataTGGACATGTGGTAAGCACAGGTCAAGTGGATGAATGGGTGGATGTGTACTCAGAGAAACTCACCGTGCTGGCTCAGGTCATCCACCAGCAGAACCTCCTGCAGATGCGGTTTGGGTGCAGTATCCAGCACGCTGTGCACAGTGCGCAGTAGCGTTGACCAAGCCTCGTCATGGAAACAGATAACAACACTGACAGACGGCAGGGACTCGCTGTACTGTCCCCCCAAACACCTGTTAAGTAGGACACAAATTCACTATGACAAAGTTACACCTTAATTATctttgaatgtgtgttaatgACAAAGTGGGGACATTTTAGCGCAAAAGTTTTGTTGTATCTTTTCCGTCGTGCTCTTTGGACACTGCGCCGTGCACTCACTCGGGATGGCGCGCCTCGGGTAGCCTGCGATGGAGTGAAATGCTTTCGCTGACCATCTTGTTGAAACCGTACTTATGCACGGCAGAAAACTCCATATCCCTCTTCAAACCCTCCGGCTGTTGCAGCACTGCTTTCCCCATTTCACCGTGCGTCGGAGGCGCAGGGGCCCGGGTATCTTTATTTGCTCCGGGCAGAAGCACCTTGTAACTCCCCTTCTTCTGCGGCGGGTTCTTAGAGTCCTGCGTCGATGGCACGAATAAAAGCTGGTCCTCTTGCAAAGATTTTAGCGGGGCGAGATCGACACCGAGCTCTAATGCAGGGTCCCGGGAGTCCACGATGACCTCCAGGTCCGGTGCATTGGGAATCCGCGGGAGGGGGCGACGAGGAGGGACAGGTTTCTGACGACTGTGATCCCGGTCCCGGTCTCGGTTTAAGAGGTCCGAGAGCGCGAGCGTAACCAGGGCGAAGCCAAGGAGCAGCAGCCACAAGCAGAGCACCTTCCTCCGGACAGCTGTTGCTCTCCCCCACAGTCTCATCATGAAGAGTGCAGAGGAGAAGGGAGTACGAAGTTGTCCCAGTACGGTCTTGACTTCCCCATTTTTGAGTTTTCAAACAACTTTGACACTTTTCAGGGACCATCCAAAAAGTAGAAACGGAAATAACTCGCCCATCAGTCCTTTGGAGTGCAGCGCTGCTTCCATGAAGCACCAGACCTGGGACACGAGTGACAGATGCAGGTTCAAGACAAGCCCTTAACTTCTTTTTATGGTGAAGCTTCGTCCAGCTCATCCCACGGTCCTAAAGCCCGCGTAAAATTAAGCTCACACCCTATATAGCGACTTGGGGATGCATCTGGTACATCCACCTGTTCCTACACCTGCCGAGTTGATCTAATGACTAATGCCAATAGTTCAGATAACAGGATTAAAACTAAAGTGAACtaaaaaaattatacttttttttttttttgttaccacACACAAAAGTGTGAGTCATTATGATGTTTTTCAATGATGCATTAGAAAAATAAGTCTGTTAAGggatttcaatgtttttgggGCTAAGCCCACATTACAGTGGAATGAAAGTGTTTTTAGATTTcctcctttgtgtgtgtgtgtgtgtgtgtgtgtgtgtgtgtgtgtgtgtgtgtgtgtgagagagagagagagagacggctTGGTGCGTCACACATCAAAAGATGCTCTTTCCAGCCAGCTGGCGGCAGGCCTCGTGGTCCCATGACCGTCTGTCGGTGCCGGGAAGCGGCGCTCACAGCTTCGATCTCCCCGGTTCTCCGAGGAGATCTTGGCAGCCTAGGCTGCTGTTTTCAACTGAGTGAAGACTAGTAGGCTACCTCAGTCAGTcacagtttgactttttttttttttttttaatttttttaacacaggtggaaaatagtttttaccTAGGCACCAACCTCGAATTATGAATAGTTTTAGGGTAAAACGCCAAAGTAGGGATATCGATGGAAAAGGCTTAATTTCCTAATGCATTTTCCAAGTGACCTCAGGGTGATACTTTCTTTATGATGATGGCCAACAGCAGGCCAGActgcactttatttttcttccccACATCACTAGAAATGAAGACCATCTGTGTCAGCCTGTTTCACAAGCTCTGTCTGTTCTCTGTTGACTGGAGCTGTAAAAGGCCACTGCATGCAACTTGGCAGTGCAGCCTGTGGGGCTTTGAAGCCAGTTTGGCTGCAGTCAGAGACCAGTTCCCGtcctggtggtggtggtggtggtgactGTCTGGGTGATTGGGTGGGATTAGCAGCTCCCTGCCTTCTTCTCATTATAAACAAAGACACTCACCTCCCCTCTGCTCTggatgacagggctgaatggcTTGTGATGATTGTGATTACAGTACacagaggagggaggaagagggacaCCTGCAAAGACAAATTGAGAAGTTGAAAGAGCAAAGGAGGGCTTCAGAGGGTAAGAAGAGCAACCA
The genomic region above belongs to Etheostoma cragini isolate CJK2018 chromosome 14, CSU_Ecrag_1.0, whole genome shotgun sequence and contains:
- the LOC117956724 gene encoding polypeptide N-acetylgalactosaminyltransferase 15-like; amino-acid sequence: MMRLWGRATAVRRKVLCLWLLLLGFALVTLALSDLLNRDRDRDHSRQKPVPPRRPLPRIPNAPDLEVIVDSRDPALELGVDLAPLKSLQEDQLLFVPSTQDSKNPPQKKGSYKVLLPGANKDTRAPAPPTHGEMGKAVLQQPEGLKRDMEFSAVHKYGFNKMVSESISLHRRLPEARHPECLGGQYSESLPSVSVVICFHDEAWSTLLRTVHSVLDTAPKPHLQEVLLVDDLSQHGHLKSVLGEYVSHLDAVRLIRSTRRLGVGGCRTLGAARAAGEVLVFMDSHCECQKGWLEPLLERVAQDRTRVVSPIIDVIDWQTFQFNATQWPVRGVFDWRLNFYWESNPQLQDKEPDSAVRPVQSPVLGGGVLAIDRHFFQSVGAYDPGMLLWGVEQIELSIRVWSCGGSMEVVPCSRVAHLDHHHLPYRFPDQELLQRNKIRIADTWMDAYRKIFYRRDTLAHFIRQSESPNITERLQLKRSLGCRSFHWYLTTVYPQLYIPQDRPGLSGELYNVGTGSCADYPQGQGLQGGAMNVAPCSGTGNQHCELNSEFEVRWGPMGALCLDAKGVIVVLSPCPTHRPPTTRLQWKFIKLSGQLVHQQSQLCLEVVKEGGLPQPKAAPNQVNTQSRTGGLFLRPCTHHPRQQWHFEQLVAPKGA